The following proteins are co-located in the Aurantiacibacter atlanticus genome:
- a CDS encoding glycosyltransferase family 2 protein: MDMSQNEFHQQVETAATPAGVQRTAPLELAIVLPTLNECGNIRPMVNRLEAALGPTGWEAVFVDDNSNDGTAEEARRIGRGDSRIRVIQRIGRRGLASAAIEGMCATAAPFVAVMDADHQHDPALLVEMLEAVKSGEADLAYASRFAIGGNADGLSSKGREKGSRLANALARRLTGTELTDAMSGYFLLRTDQLRKQAENLSGIGFKIMLDILATAEPRLIVKEFPLKFAERLSGDSKLDHGVVLDFIAGLAERYFGRYVPTRFVLFGLVGGLGVIVHMAVLAAIYWPQSVAFGWAQAIATMVAMTFNFWLNNLLTYRDKKLDGADGLFWGWLKFCGACSIGAFANVAVATVLEDQGFIWWGAALIGVVIASVWNYALSSRFVWGRFR, translated from the coding sequence ATGGACATGAGCCAGAATGAATTTCACCAGCAGGTGGAAACGGCAGCCACGCCTGCCGGGGTGCAGCGCACTGCCCCGCTGGAACTGGCCATTGTGCTGCCCACGCTGAACGAGTGCGGCAACATTAGGCCGATGGTCAATCGCCTGGAGGCTGCGCTTGGCCCCACTGGCTGGGAAGCTGTATTCGTCGACGATAATTCAAACGATGGCACTGCCGAAGAAGCGCGACGTATCGGGCGTGGCGACAGCCGTATCCGGGTAATCCAGCGCATTGGCCGCCGCGGCCTTGCCAGCGCCGCGATAGAGGGCATGTGCGCCACCGCCGCACCGTTCGTTGCGGTGATGGATGCCGATCACCAGCATGATCCGGCACTGCTTGTTGAAATGCTGGAAGCGGTGAAATCGGGGGAGGCGGATCTTGCCTATGCCAGCCGCTTTGCCATTGGCGGCAATGCCGATGGCCTTTCATCCAAGGGCCGCGAAAAAGGATCGCGCCTCGCTAATGCGCTTGCTCGCCGATTGACCGGCACCGAATTGACCGATGCGATGAGCGGATATTTCCTGCTGCGCACCGATCAGCTGCGTAAACAGGCTGAAAACCTTTCGGGCATAGGGTTCAAGATCATGCTCGACATTCTTGCGACTGCCGAACCGCGTCTCATCGTAAAGGAATTCCCGTTGAAATTTGCAGAACGCCTCAGCGGAGACAGCAAGTTGGATCACGGTGTTGTGCTCGATTTCATAGCAGGATTGGCGGAACGCTACTTCGGCCGTTACGTACCCACGCGCTTTGTGCTGTTTGGCCTTGTTGGCGGGCTAGGGGTCATCGTCCACATGGCGGTGCTGGCTGCAATCTACTGGCCGCAAAGCGTGGCGTTCGGCTGGGCGCAGGCCATTGCCACAATGGTTGCGATGACATTCAATTTCTGGCTCAACAATCTTCTCACCTATCGTGACAAGAAGCTGGACGGGGCTGACGGATTGTTCTGGGGGTGGCTCAAGTTCTGCGGCGCATGTTCGATCGGCGCATTTGCCAATGTTGCGGTGGCCACCGTTCTTGAGGATCAGGGCTTCATCTGGTGGGGCGCGGCGCTGATCGGCGTGGTGATTGCCTCTGTCTGGAATTACGCCTTGTCGAGCAGGTTCGTCTGGGGGCGTTTCCGCTAG
- a CDS encoding cation transporter, which yields MSDDCCSSKGSELEQLATQADQRRVLIVVLVINAVMFGVEFAAGMIAGSAALMADATDMLGDALVYAVSLFALSRGDRWKARAALFKGVLILLLGIAILVNVAIKLTSGVPPSSTLMLIFGAMALAANLACLALLWRFRGQDINMASTFECSRNDVINNVGVLAAAGAVAAFASPWPDILIGGLMAAIILRSAVRVLKESVTHLRTRSTDPR from the coding sequence ATGTCAGACGATTGCTGTTCATCCAAGGGTTCCGAGCTTGAACAACTTGCGACACAGGCCGATCAGCGCCGTGTCCTGATTGTGGTGCTGGTCATCAATGCGGTCATGTTCGGCGTGGAGTTTGCAGCGGGTATGATCGCCGGCTCCGCCGCTCTTATGGCGGATGCGACTGATATGTTGGGCGATGCGCTGGTTTATGCGGTAAGCCTTTTCGCGCTTTCTCGTGGGGACCGCTGGAAAGCGCGTGCAGCCCTGTTCAAGGGTGTTTTGATCCTTTTGCTAGGCATTGCCATTCTGGTGAATGTGGCGATAAAGCTGACCAGCGGTGTTCCGCCTTCATCGACATTAATGCTGATATTCGGTGCCATGGCATTGGCCGCAAATCTGGCCTGTCTTGCGCTTCTGTGGCGCTTTCGCGGGCAGGATATCAACATGGCGAGCACGTTTGAATGTTCTCGCAATGACGTGATCAACAATGTCGGTGTTCTTGCCGCAGCAGGCGCAGTCGCTGCTTTTGCCTCCCCTTGGCCGGACATATTGATCGGTGGTCTGATGGCGGCGATCATCCTGAGATCCGCGGTGCGCGTCCTGAAAGAATCAGTCACGCATTTGCGTACGCGAAGCACCGATCCTCGCTGA
- a CDS encoding glycosyltransferase family 39 protein produces MSPPPDQPRDPIVWNIIIALAFVGLALVRITIPTAPYFDEVHYLPAARAVLDLQFAINIEHPPLGKQVIALGIFLFGDTPFGWRIPSLAFGTLALFAVMRAAWFSSRTRLASMLTGLFVATNYFLFVHARVAMLDVFMVGLLMLALWMFAGAVRENETGRWRLAIAGVALGGAMAAKWNAIPVAILPGLAFLIARLASGRSRFLLSRRGWPVAGIPLWEAGIWLGLVPLILYALTYWPFLFWTVPAGNHTGLIDLHSTMLALQTQVPEPHPYQSVWWQWIGNQRAIWYLYEFADGAQRGIMLIGNPVTMWFGLIALLWCAWAGWRERRMDCLAVVLLYGASLAMWVVAPKAVQFYFHYFLPAMFLSGAMALGVERLWQKGERLVPWALILGALGFFVYWYPILTAAPLDDPQDFLHWAWTRGWQ; encoded by the coding sequence ATGAGTCCTCCGCCCGATCAACCCCGCGATCCAATTGTCTGGAATATCATCATCGCGCTGGCCTTTGTTGGGCTGGCGCTGGTGCGGATAACCATTCCGACCGCCCCCTATTTTGATGAGGTGCATTACCTGCCCGCGGCGCGCGCTGTGCTGGATTTGCAATTTGCCATCAATATCGAACACCCGCCGCTCGGCAAGCAAGTTATCGCGCTGGGTATATTCCTGTTTGGCGACACGCCATTTGGCTGGCGCATACCCAGCCTTGCCTTTGGCACCTTGGCGCTGTTCGCCGTCATGCGCGCAGCGTGGTTTTCCAGCCGCACCCGCCTGGCGAGCATGCTGACGGGCCTTTTCGTAGCCACCAATTACTTTCTGTTTGTCCATGCGCGCGTCGCCATGCTGGATGTATTCATGGTCGGCTTGCTAATGCTGGCCCTATGGATGTTTGCTGGTGCCGTGCGCGAAAACGAGACGGGGCGCTGGCGGTTGGCGATTGCGGGTGTGGCGCTGGGGGGCGCGATGGCGGCGAAGTGGAATGCGATACCCGTCGCGATACTGCCGGGGCTGGCGTTCCTCATTGCCCGATTGGCGAGCGGACGGAGCAGGTTTCTGCTTTCGCGGCGCGGCTGGCCGGTCGCGGGAATACCATTGTGGGAAGCGGGTATCTGGCTGGGTCTGGTGCCACTCATCCTCTATGCGCTGACATATTGGCCGTTCCTGTTCTGGACAGTGCCTGCTGGTAATCACACCGGCCTGATCGATCTGCATTCCACCATGCTTGCGCTGCAAACACAGGTGCCCGAACCGCATCCTTATCAAAGTGTATGGTGGCAATGGATCGGGAACCAGCGGGCCATTTGGTATCTCTATGAATTTGCCGATGGCGCACAGCGCGGCATCATGTTGATCGGCAATCCGGTTACGATGTGGTTCGGTCTGATCGCGCTGCTCTGGTGCGCCTGGGCAGGTTGGCGCGAAAGGCGGATGGACTGTCTTGCTGTCGTGCTGCTTTATGGCGCCAGCCTGGCAATGTGGGTCGTGGCACCCAAGGCGGTGCAATTCTATTTCCACTATTTTCTTCCTGCCATGTTCCTTTCAGGGGCGATGGCGCTTGGCGTGGAGCGGTTGTGGCAAAAAGGAGAGCGGCTGGTGCCCTGGGCGCTTATCCTCGGGGCACTGGGCTTCTTTGTCTATTGGTATCCCATTCTCACTGCCGCCCCGCTAGATGATCCGCAAGATTTCCTCCACTGGGCGTGGACGCGCGGCTGGCAATAG
- a CDS encoding trans-sulfuration enzyme family protein — MKKTTGSNPAITSKWRPATQAVRAGTWRSEHGETSEALFLTSGYSYDSAEEVAARFAGDAVGMQYSRFRNPTVDMLQSRIAAMEGAEACLAQASGMAAMTSSLLCMLSAGDHVVAGRAAFGSCRWILDNVLNRFGITHTAIDGTDNAAWEAAVQPNTKVFFFETPANPTMDLVDLEFVCGLARSKNIKTVVDNAFATPALQRPLDFGADIVAYSATKLMDGQGRVMAGAVCGSKEWIEEKLSPFQRNTGPICAPFNAWVVMKGLETLPLRATTQSANALQIATFLENRGLSVRHPGLASHPQHALAKKQMNAAGPIFAFEAPGEGDAAREKGMALCNALELIDISNNIGDSKTLVCHPATTTHHNMGPEGRASAGIGDGMLRINVGLEDPLDLIEDLEQALDKTGI, encoded by the coding sequence ATGAAAAAGACGACCGGATCAAACCCTGCTATCACGTCCAAATGGCGTCCTGCCACACAGGCAGTGCGTGCAGGTACATGGCGAAGTGAACATGGCGAAACGAGCGAGGCGCTGTTTCTCACCAGTGGCTATAGCTACGATTCGGCAGAGGAAGTCGCTGCGCGCTTCGCGGGTGATGCAGTCGGAATGCAATATTCGCGGTTCCGCAATCCTACTGTTGATATGCTGCAAAGCCGCATCGCCGCGATGGAGGGGGCAGAAGCGTGTCTGGCGCAGGCAAGCGGCATGGCGGCGATGACCAGTTCGCTTCTATGCATGCTGTCAGCAGGCGATCACGTGGTCGCGGGACGCGCAGCGTTTGGATCGTGCCGCTGGATCCTCGATAATGTGCTCAATCGTTTCGGCATTACCCACACCGCGATTGACGGGACAGATAATGCCGCCTGGGAAGCTGCCGTGCAGCCAAATACCAAGGTATTCTTTTTCGAAACCCCGGCCAATCCGACGATGGATCTTGTGGATCTCGAATTCGTCTGTGGTCTTGCCCGGTCGAAGAATATCAAGACTGTGGTGGACAATGCTTTCGCCACGCCAGCGCTTCAGCGGCCGCTGGATTTTGGCGCTGATATTGTCGCCTATTCGGCTACCAAGCTTATGGATGGTCAAGGCCGCGTGATGGCTGGCGCCGTATGTGGCAGCAAGGAATGGATTGAGGAAAAGCTCAGCCCGTTCCAGCGCAATACCGGTCCGATCTGCGCGCCGTTCAATGCATGGGTAGTGATGAAGGGCCTGGAAACTTTGCCCCTGCGCGCAACCACGCAAAGCGCCAACGCGCTGCAGATTGCAACCTTCCTTGAAAACCGGGGGCTCTCTGTGCGTCATCCGGGCCTTGCCAGCCATCCGCAACATGCATTGGCGAAAAAGCAGATGAACGCGGCGGGACCGATTTTTGCGTTTGAAGCACCGGGCGAGGGCGATGCAGCGCGTGAAAAGGGGATGGCCCTGTGCAATGCGCTGGAACTGATCGACATCTCCAACAATATCGGCGATTCCAAGACGCTGGTCTGTCATCCTGCTACCACAACCCATCATAATATGGGCCCTGAAGGCCGTGCCAGTGCCGGCATCGGTGATGGCATGTTGCGCATCAATGTCGGGCTGGAAGATCCGCTGGACCTGATCGAAGACCTCGAACAGGCACTCGACAAGACAGGCATTTGA
- the apaG gene encoding Co2+/Mg2+ efflux protein ApaG: protein MHSLFQHVAITEGVTIRVSVNFMPEQSRVGAGRWFWVYHIRIENGRDERVQLKTRHWRITDSNGMVNIVDGEGVVGESPLLEPGQTHDYVSGCELTTNLGAMEGHYGFAHADGTLFEVAIPHFPLAAPADFSV from the coding sequence ATCCATTCGCTGTTTCAGCATGTTGCGATTACCGAAGGCGTGACCATTCGCGTATCAGTCAATTTCATGCCCGAACAATCACGTGTGGGTGCTGGCCGGTGGTTCTGGGTCTATCATATCCGTATCGAAAATGGCCGCGATGAACGTGTGCAGTTGAAAACGCGGCACTGGCGCATCACGGATTCCAATGGGATGGTGAATATCGTCGATGGTGAAGGTGTAGTCGGGGAAAGCCCGTTGCTAGAGCCGGGGCAGACGCATGATTACGTGTCGGGCTGCGAATTGACGACCAATCTCGGCGCGATGGAGGGGCATTACGGTTTCGCCCATGCCGATGGGACACTCTTCGAAGTGGCGATACCCCATTTCCCGCTGGCTGCTCCGGCAGATTTCTCCGTTTAG
- a CDS encoding LysR family transcriptional regulator — MKRTHLPLNALRVFDAAARHLSFTRAADELAVTPAAVGQQIRALEDVLGVVLFRRTSRGLELTDEAGAGLDSLRAGFLHFEESVQAMQAGQASSNYAIAAPREFYAQWLAPRLARFRAEYPDIRFQLAADEAADFTETNLDLVVRLVEGPGEMEGLQLEDGQRIAVSAKGAPESWISWPTHEPDDGTDIGLHVGNSGQALSSALAGLGRAWLPLPLVAEALADGRLEALGDPQQCRRAYWLLAPRPQWRQKKVKALVDFLSAQ, encoded by the coding sequence ATGAAACGAACTCACCTGCCTCTCAACGCCTTGCGCGTCTTCGATGCTGCCGCCCGCCATCTGAGCTTTACTCGGGCTGCGGATGAGCTGGCGGTGACGCCAGCTGCGGTGGGCCAGCAAATCCGCGCACTTGAAGATGTGCTCGGCGTGGTCCTGTTCCGCCGCACGTCAAGGGGACTGGAACTGACAGACGAGGCTGGCGCAGGCCTTGATTCGCTGCGCGCGGGTTTTCTGCATTTTGAAGAAAGCGTGCAGGCTATGCAGGCGGGACAGGCAAGCTCCAATTACGCCATTGCCGCACCGCGCGAATTTTACGCCCAGTGGCTTGCGCCAAGGCTGGCGCGTTTCCGTGCCGAATATCCGGACATCAGATTCCAGCTCGCCGCAGACGAAGCCGCCGATTTCACTGAGACCAATCTCGATCTCGTAGTGCGTCTGGTCGAAGGGCCGGGTGAAATGGAAGGGCTGCAACTTGAAGACGGGCAACGCATTGCCGTCTCGGCGAAGGGTGCGCCGGAAAGCTGGATAAGCTGGCCTACGCATGAACCAGATGATGGCACTGACATTGGCCTTCATGTGGGCAATTCTGGACAGGCGCTCAGCTCTGCTCTGGCGGGCCTGGGGCGCGCATGGCTGCCGCTTCCGCTGGTGGCCGAAGCGCTGGCAGACGGGCGGCTGGAGGCCTTGGGCGATCCGCAGCAATGCCGCCGGGCCTATTGGCTGCTCGCACCACGTCCGCAATGGCGGCAAAAGAAGGTCAAGGCCCTGGTTGATTTTCTCTCTGCTCAATGA
- a CDS encoding helix-turn-helix transcriptional regulator yields the protein MINRTMELDGLRRRLDGLTDKQREVLNLLVQHKTSKEIARILGISPYTVDQRIAAARRKMNARSRNELAAEYQNATSDLSDQSISEGSVYQSSQVGKSDETRDEGSGNDANVEDRDKHPDATNRSGRNLPVVDYRVVPESFEGNLGYFWRVAAIVGITLIFLIVVLVGFAIFAQLSDLLS from the coding sequence TTGATAAACAGGACCATGGAACTGGACGGCTTGCGTCGACGGCTGGATGGGTTGACGGATAAGCAGCGCGAGGTGCTGAACCTTCTCGTGCAGCACAAGACTTCGAAGGAAATCGCCCGCATTCTCGGGATTTCTCCCTATACTGTCGACCAGCGTATCGCTGCTGCGCGCCGCAAAATGAATGCCCGATCGCGCAATGAGCTTGCCGCCGAATATCAGAACGCGACCTCCGATTTATCCGATCAATCCATATCCGAAGGATCAGTATACCAATCTTCGCAGGTCGGAAAATCTGACGAAACCCGAGATGAAGGGTCAGGGAACGACGCGAATGTCGAAGACCGGGATAAACATCCAGATGCGACCAATCGCTCTGGCAGGAATCTCCCGGTCGTGGACTACCGCGTTGTCCCGGAGTCTTTCGAGGGCAACCTTGGTTATTTCTGGCGCGTTGCGGCGATCGTAGGGATCACACTGATTTTCTTGATTGTCGTGCTTGTCGGTTTTGCCATCTTCGCGCAATTGTCCGATTTGCTGAGTTAA
- a CDS encoding MarR family winged helix-turn-helix transcriptional regulator encodes MNSQVAIKQSYLNNAASDLSPDQIRNLAESLLRLADCIDQDWQGPEIKSIFRWPNELSKIEKNALNLAEKARQTYERRRLRNKSLPSSLLGEPAWDMLLELFMQYAGGAKVSTTSLCIASGCPPTTALRYVGLMENEGLLKRTPAETDKRLVFVELTDAGVIAIGRYLERL; translated from the coding sequence ATGAATTCCCAAGTTGCTATCAAGCAATCCTATTTGAACAACGCCGCCTCGGATCTCAGTCCGGACCAAATCCGCAATCTGGCCGAGAGTCTCTTGCGATTGGCAGATTGTATCGATCAGGACTGGCAAGGACCGGAGATCAAGTCGATCTTTCGATGGCCTAATGAACTGAGCAAGATTGAAAAGAATGCCTTGAACTTGGCAGAGAAGGCTCGGCAGACTTACGAACGGCGACGCTTGCGGAACAAAAGCCTGCCGTCATCCCTGCTGGGTGAACCGGCGTGGGACATGCTTCTGGAACTCTTTATGCAATATGCAGGCGGAGCAAAGGTTTCCACTACAAGTCTTTGCATTGCATCTGGTTGTCCGCCGACAACAGCCTTGCGATATGTGGGCTTGATGGAAAACGAAGGGCTTTTAAAAAGAACGCCCGCCGAAACGGATAAACGGCTCGTCTTTGTCGAACTGACGGATGCCGGGGTGATCGCAATAGGGCGGTATCTGGAACGACTTTAA